In the Arachis stenosperma cultivar V10309 chromosome 8, arast.V10309.gnm1.PFL2, whole genome shotgun sequence genome, GATTTGGAGCCTAAGGTTACAGCTTCCATGAACCGCAGGCTCTAAAGGCCGGTAACTATGGACGAGGTCAAAAGAGCTACATTTAGTGTTCATGCTCAGAGTGCTCCTGGTGATGACGGGTTTACAGCTAagtttttttactttttctggGATATAGTTGGAGGTGACGTTTTTAAGGCAGTGAGAAGTTTCTTTCACAGTGGCAGAATTCTAAAAAGCTTCAATCATACTCAAATATGTTTGATTCCAAAGGTGCCAGATGCCAGTGACATGACTCAGGTACGACCGATCAGTTTGTCTTCAgttatgtataaaattatttctaaatttatgGTGCATCGATTACAAGGtattatgaataaaattataatcCCAAATCATAGTGCGTTTCTCAAAGGTTGACTCAGTTCAGATAATATTCTAATTGCCCACGAATGTATGCactatttgaaaaataagagaagtGGGGGCAGAGCATGAGATGGCTATTAAACTAGACATGAGCAAGGCTTATGATAAGGTTGAATGGCATTTCTTATGGTATATTATGGATAAGCTGGGCTTTGATGCTAAATGGATTAACTGGACTAAGGAATTGGTAACGACTGTTTCTTACTCTGTTGTTGTAGAAGGTCAACCTTTTGGCTATTTTAGGCCAAATAGGGGCATCCGACAGGGTGACCCCTATCTCcatgtctctttcttttttgtgtAGAAGGACTTTCCTTCTTGCTACACAAGGCAGAGCAAAATAGATTAATTCAAGGAGTTCAAGTTAATCAGAGATGCCAAATAGTTAATCACCTTTTGTTTGCTGATGATTCAATTCTTTTTTGTAAGAGCGCACCTAATACAAGCCAAAGTATTCTAGAATTGCTAGAGATCTATGAGGGTTTTAGTTGGTAGAAAGTCAATTTGAATAAGTCGGCCATCTTTTTTAGTCACAACACACCTCAGAACATAAGACTAGAAATTGCTCAGACACTAAATATTGAACATATCGGAGCACAAGACAAATACCTGGGGCTGTCCTCTATAGTCCaaaaatcaaagaaagcaaCCTTTGGAGCTATCAAGGATAAAGTTCAGAAGAGGATTATGGGTTGAAAAAGAAGTCTATTGTCATCAGGTGGCAGGCACACGCTATTGAGAGTGGTGGGGGAGGCGATTCCTATTTATATACTCTCTTGTTTCAAGCTCCCGGACACGCTGTTGACTGAGATTCATAGCATGCTCTCACAATTTTGGTGGGATCAAAAAGGCGCAGAACGAAGAATGGTTTGGATTAAATGGGACACAATGACGAGACTGAAGAAAGATGGAGGGCTGGGGATCAAGGACTTAAGGGCGCAAAATTTGGCCTTATTTGGCAAGCAATGTTTGCGTCTAATGAAATACCCTAATTCTACTCTATCAAGAATGCTCAAAGCTAAATATTTCAGATATACAGATTTTTTACATGCAGAGATAGGAAGCGTACCGTCGTGGGGCTGGAGAAGTGTTCTTGAAGGGCGTAAGGTTATCGAGAAAGGCTTGTTATGAAAAATAGGCTCTGGTACTCATGTCCGCATCTTCCATGACCCCTGGCTCCCACCACCAGTGTCCTTTAATGTCCCTCAAAATGCACTCACAATCCCACAAAATCTGCAAGTGTATTACGTTAGTGCGTTACTAAATCCTGATAGAAGCTGGAACAGAAATCTGATTGAGTCAATTTTTTCAGTTGATatatgtaataaaaaaattttcaatcaaaccaacaGAGGAGGATGATGAAGTTAATTGGTGCTGGACAAAATCTGATATATATGAAGTTGGGTCAGGATACAAAATTTCTTATAGATTCTTTTATTCTCCTACTTCATTGAGGCCCCAGAACATACAGAACAACAGAGTATGGAATAGCATTTGGGAATTGAAATTACCTcataaaattaagatttttctATGGAAGAGTCTTCATAAAAAGCTTCCAGTGTTGCAACAAGTTCACAGTCGGTTCGCATCCACTCCTGCCACTTGTCCAAGATGCATGTTAAAGGTTGAATCAATTTCTCATGCTTTGTTCTAATGCCCCCTGTCTTCAATAATCTGGAGCCTAAGCTTAATAACTCCTGACCTATGGATGAGAGAAGAAGAAACATTTTTCAATTGATGGCAACGAGTCTTATCTTGGGCAGCGGCTCAATTCGACGGTAGGCAAAAGACCCTCTTCATAGCGGCGCTGTGTTGGAGCACTTGAAAAGCGAGAAATCAGTGTATTTTTAAGAAGATAATAAGCCCGACACCAGAGATAGTGAAAGAAGCCAACAGTTTAGTGCGTGAACTTGTGAGCCATACCTGATGGATGCTGCTAATTCTCTTTACTCTTACTTTACTATTTTCTAAGTTCTTAATCTTTCAGTCATAGTTGGTGATAAATGGGATTACCCAATTCTTTTGTACttccttatggaaacacctttattttatattaataaaataacattatctttgaaaaaaaaaattattggtcCATTCAACCCGCATTTTAAACCTCCTGCGAGATGCTAAAATGATACTCCCTTCCcttctattttataaatgtacatTCTCCTCccttctaattttttaaaaacccctctttaatccattttaattttttttttttgtgttaactaatgttaactttgtccattttttaagaaaaaataaattattttttaaaaaaatatccatttacaaaaattttattttttatcattaaattttacttaccaaaataccttttaataaattattcttttattgattaaattatatgtttattaaaatattttcaaaaaaattaataattaaattttttttctcttcaataattttttaattattaaattgtgattttactaaaatttttgttaatacttatttttatatttactattaattttttatatcaatatatattattttaatattaaataaaaaaatcttaccactattaatatgtataacaattaatatatattgatattgaaaaataattttattaaaattttttatataatgttaaaataatatatatagatatcaaaaaattaatagtaaaatataaaaaaattgttaatgaaaattttaataaaaaattaaaaaattattgaagggtgttttagaaaaaaataatataattattaaatttttaaaaaatacaatttaatcaataaaagaataatttattaaaggatattttggtaagcaaaatttaatgataaaaaacaaaatttttgctaatgggtattttttaaaaaatatattttttaaaaatgaataaagttaacattagttaatacaaaaaagtttaaaatggattaaagagaaggttttttaaaagttagaaggGAGGGGAatgtacatttataaaatagagggGAGGGGAGTGAAATTTTCTCTAACGataataaagtttaaaaaaacAGAAGTGGAGGGGAGAAAAAAACTGAGACAGCAAAAATTATGAGATCTTTAGTTATGTCATTGTTGCTAAAAGTGACATGGCCCTTCATAccatctttaaatttttttatgcttGTGTTATTGCTTTAAAAGGGATTTTAACTTCTTGAATTCCATCATTAGGCTTCCCACATGTACCATCTCCAATACTTAAAATCCAGTCAGCAAATTCCTTTGTTTTAGATTTCTCAAAATCACTATCATCTGCCTTTAGCCTCATGTTTCTTGTCAGTGTTAAAAGTTTGCAACTATTCTAAATGTAGGATGAATTGTTAGTTGCATTCACAATTTCCTGTCTGCTTTCTTTAGGGATGACGGGCAATATCTGTCTAAAGTTGCCTCCAAAAACAATTATCTTTCCTCCAAATGGCTGATCATCACTGTTAACATTcttaaatctcaaaatatctcGCATTGTTCTATCAAGAGCTTCTATACAGTGCTTATTAACTATAGGAGCTTCATCCCATATTATGAGCTTAGTTCTAATAATCAATTCTGCCAATTGACTACCTTGTTTTATGTTGCAAGTGGAAAAGTTGGTGGTACGGAAAACTGTGAATAAGCTGTCCTTCCACCTGGTAGTAAAAGAGATGCTATCCTAAATCAATTAACTGTTAACAATTATCTTTCCTCCAAATGGCTGATCATCACTGTTAACATTcttaaatctcaaaatatctcGCATTGTTCTATCAAGAGCTTCTATACAGTGCTTATTAACTATAGGAGCTTCATCCCATATTATGAGCTTAGTTCTAATAATCAATTCTGCCAATTGACTACCTTGTTTTATGTTGCAAGTGGAAAAGTTGGTGGTACGGAAAACTGTGAATAAGCTGTCCTTCCACCTGGTAGTAAAAGAGATGCTATCCTACTTGACGCAACTGTTAATACAATTTGTCCCTTTGATCTTAACCATGCCGCTAATGTTTTCCAAAAAAAAGTTTTGCCTGTTCCACCATAGCTATATAGGAAGAAAACCCCTCCCTCACCTCCATTTACAGCATGCATAACTGTTTCATAGACTGCATGTTCATGGTAAGCAGTTCAAGATAGCAACTATGTTGATCTGCTAATGCACATTTATTATAGCGGAGCTTATCAGAAATTAACCGATTCATCCCGCTTGACATCAAGTGATAAGAAATAGTTTGCCTATCAGGAAATGGCATAGATGGAAAATCACGAAGACTCCTATTATAACTCCTCAATTTCTTCTTAATATCTATTAGAGTTAAATCTTTCAAGTCTTCATCATTAAGGTGCAGGTCTATTTAGAAcaaatttgttacaaaaaaagataaatgaCAATACAAAGATTTTTATATGAGAAACTTTTAATAAAGTGAACAGTGATCTAAATCTTAGTTATATACAAAAGTAAAAGGTAACTTAATATATAACGTTTAATAGTTCTTGATTTAAATGAATTATTATTACCTTAAAATTTCTATGATACTTCCCATATATTCATATTAAAATTGAGttcaacaacaatgcaaacttgaatctatttattaaattaataattattatagaGTACCCAACTAACATAGtcatatttattaaattaataattattattacttttttgGATTGTCAAGCATCCTTCTTTGTCTATGAAAAATATCATTAGATAAGAGACTCCATGTATTTTCCCACACATGTTCAGGTCTAATAATTGaattagaaaacaaaagtgttgcaaAGAGCTTCCTCAAGTAATCTCCTGATCCCTAATTACTTGCTTCATGTATTGCATCAATATATTCTCTATCATCATCTAAGAGACCTCGTGCATAGCATGCATCTTTAAATGTTGGATAAATCACACTGTCAACTGTTCTAATCTCCTCATAGCAAGTAGGTCTTCTCACAAAATTCAGAAGTAGTCTAAGGTAGTAGATTTCTCCAGACCcaggagaaacaaagaaaattcTTTCAATAACTGCATGTGATTTGTGTGGGACTCACACCCTTTTTTCTGCCTTCCAAACAAATCTCGTAGGCAATTCTGCATATGTTAGTAGCCTAGCTTCTGTAAATTCTTTAATTGCCTGAAACCATCCCAAAAACATAGACTCCTTGACAGATGCCTTTCTAGCAATATCGTCTAAGTTTTCATGGTCTTGGAATATAACACTTTGCTCATCTGACAAGTGAAATCCTAACCTCACGACAGATGGTTCTCTGTAATGAATATTGTATCCAAATATCCTCCATGTGGCTTCACATGGAGATATATACCTACAATCATAGTACATACTAACTTCATCTATTTCATCCATGTCTGCATCCCCTGACACACTTCTATAAAATGATGCTGTTACACGGTCATTCCTTTGTTAACATAATTGAACAGATATTTTATAGATCTTGATTGGTTACATCATTCAACATTAATGTGTGCTCCATATTTCAACAACAAAAACCTGTTATGCAAAACCACATAACGTTTGTCAAGATCAATTCCGGATTTCTTAATCGTCTTCCCACCATCTCTATGCCTATAAACTGGATAACCATCTTCATCCACTGTTGTGTTATCAACAAACCTTTTAGGAAAGTGCCGTATACATTGACCATTTTTTATGCATGGAGAATCTTTCTTAAGACTACCACATGGACCGTGCATCATGTGTTTCCCAACAGCTTCATAATATTCCAGGTCTTTGTTGCGGTCCGGAATTTCAGCAGAAATAATGCGATCAATGTCTTCTCCGGTTGGATACTTGTCATTCGGGTGAAGGAAAATTAATATGTGTGCATGAGGGAGTCCACGTTTTTAAAACTCAATGGTGTAAACAACTGGAGAAAacaaaatatgaataaaaaagaataaaatgaaGAGATTATGTTATCTTAAAATTAGAATCTTGATCAATAGTAAACTGCTGAATAAACTTCATAAGATAACTTGCACAATAATCaagtaacaaaataataaatttttttattaagaaaaattcCTTTGTCAGTGCCTATTGATAGAAATGCCTTAATAGCTCATATTATATGTTTTTTATATAAAACAGTATTATCCAGTTAAAAGAATACTCAGTAATTTATCAAATTGAGATATCCAACACCATTGTTGCATATACTTAGTATTAGGGATTTCTAGTGATCACCATCAAATATATGTGATTAATATAGTTGGTTTATGACTTTTTCATAGtaataaaaataggaatatgTAATTAAATACCTACAACAACTCTTCCAAAGATCTTATTATTTCTGATGTCCTTGATGAGATGATCCAATTTGACCTTGAAAGCCCTACAAACTATGTCTGGACGATCAGATGCATGTAATTCTCTATTCTTTAAAAAATCCTCAAGCTCAGGCCAGTTAGGATTATATGTGAATGTAATGAAAAGATCTGGATACCCCCATAACTTTGCAAATAGCCATTGCATCTTGGTAATTCTAAATCATGTATCTAGGACCTCTAGTAAAAGAC is a window encoding:
- the LOC130945726 gene encoding uncharacterized protein LOC130945726, with amino-acid sequence MASMRSTGLAQDTTSNELYRDQLRVGENNSLTNNLDQSLFTTADRRNLSHSIITDIVAEDNIEINSMVNIHHSMKSRKKARLKETLSTNNRSQLVMTNAKEGVSAKKWNTNQRKVKATEDDAKSHHFRENIRTYNSMFQFTSMGAKIERKSNVYSQGENNNIQQEIVRDLKTMLDEHNVLVKAFRMVYESFASKSVSTVKLKLLGKRGKDGRRYNLPSTNEVAGLIVGDFDIDKTDRDIVVETQTGKLQRINQLNPAYLGLQYPLLFPFGEDGYKEDIALNKINRTMKKEDKRTNSDVKCTKELKMYLMGKQHHPLEANVLFYLRLLLEYPTGEDIDRIISAEIPDRNKDLEYYEAVGKHMMHGPCGSLKKDSPCIKNGQCIRHFPKRFVDNTTVDEDGYPVYRHRDGGKTIKKSGIDLDKRYVVLHNRNDRVTASFYRSVSGDADMDEIDEVSMYYDCRYISPCEATWRIFGYNIHYREPSVVRLGFHLSDEQSVIFQDHENLDDIARKASVKESMFLGWFQAIKEFTEARLLTYAELPTRFVWKAEKRVPTCYEEIRTVDSVIYPTFKDACYARGLLDDDREYIDAIHEANLHLNDEDLKDLTLIDIKKKLRSYNRSLRDFPSMPFPDRQTISYHLMSSGMNRLISDKLRYNKCALADQHSCYLELLTMNMQSMKQLCMLWKDSLFTVFRTTNFSTCNIKQGSQLAELIIRTKLIIWDEAPIVNKHCIEALDRTMRDILRFKNVNSDDQPFGGKIIVFGGNFRQILPVIPKESRQEIVNATNNSSYI